One segment of Carya illinoinensis cultivar Pawnee chromosome 1, C.illinoinensisPawnee_v1, whole genome shotgun sequence DNA contains the following:
- the LOC122281446 gene encoding phospholipase D alpha 4 encodes MESKQIFLHGTLEATIFHATPYTPLSPFNCIFPSGKAAFVTIEIDDKKVAQTIHERDRVWNETFRILCAHPCDSTITITMKTSCSILGKINIQAHQILKETSFINGFFPLLMENGKPNPELKLRFMLWFKPAEFEPSWRKTLGHGEFKGLRNATFPQRSNCHVTLYQDAHHLSTFHPPSFPSGPPRRLWEDVYKAIEDAKYLIYIAGWSFNPKMVLVRDSQTDIPHAKGVKLGELLKQKADEGVAVRIMIWDDETSLPVIRNVGLMRTHDEDALAYFIHTKVVCRLCPRLHPKSAPLFSHHQKIITVDTRSQINPGHREIMSFVGGLDLCDGRYDTEQHSLFHTLNTESHSDDFYQTSIAGACLNKGGPREPWHDAHACITGEAAWDVLTNFEQRWSKQCDPSLLVPTSTVSNLNRQSNSSTSSERNWKVQVFRSIDFLSVTQMLKNLTVEQSIHEAYVEAIRRAERFIYIENQYFIGGCHLWEKDKHSGCRNLIPIEIALKVVNKIKAKERFAVYIVIPMWPEGVPESDVVHDILHWTRETMSMMYKLIGEAIQESGEPGHPRDYLNFFCLANREDLGEGEFDPPHSPHPATQYSNAQKHRRFMVYVHSKLMIVDDLYILIGSANINQRSMDGQRDTEIAIGCHQSKQSELDKMNRGDIHAYRMSLWFEHTGRAEESFREPQSLECVVKIRSIGDKMWNIYSGEEVVDMEGVHLVTYPVKVTQAGSVEDLETENGVHFPDTKTPVKGRRSILLPSVFTT; translated from the exons ATGGAGAGCAAGCAAATATTCCTCCATGGAACACTCGAAGCTACCATCTTCCATGCGACACCTTACACACCTCTATCTCCTTTCAAT TGTATATTCCCAAGTGGAAAGGCTGCCTTCGTGACCATAGAGATAGACGACAAGAAGGTAGCGCAGACCATCCATGAACGTGACCGCGTTTGGAACGAGACCTTTCGGATTCTCTGTGCTCATCCATGCGATTCAACTATTACCATTACAATGAAAACATCATGCTCCATCTTGGGAAAGATCAACATCCAGGCCCATCAGATTCTAAAGGAAACAAGCTTCATTAACGGGTTCTTTCCTCTACTCATGGAAAATGGAAAACCGAATCCCGAACTGAAACTACGATTCATGTTATGGTTTAAACCGGCAGAATTCGAACCAAGCTGGAGGAAGACACTTGGTCATGGAGAATTTAAGGGGCTGAGGAATGCCACGTTTCCGCAACGATCCAACTGTCATGTCACGCTTTATCAAGACGCTCATCATCTCTCTACTTTCCATCCTCCTTCCTTTCCTAGCGGGCCTCCAAGAAGATTATGGGAGGATGTATACAAAGCCATTGAGGATGCAAAATACTTGATTTACATTGCAGGCTGGTCTTTCAATCCTAAGATGGTGCTG GTCCGAGATTCTCAAACAGATATTCCACATGCAAAAGGAGTAAAGCTTGGTGAATTGTTGAAGCAGAAAGCAGACGAAGGTGTAGCCGTAAGGATTATGATTTGGGATGATGAAACATCGCTACCAGTTATCAGGAATGTAGGACTAATGAGAACACACGATGAAGATGCCTTAGCCTACTTCATACACACCAAAGTGGTATGCAGATTGTGCCCAAGATTACACCCCAAGTCTGCCCCACTGTTCTCTCATCATCAGAAGATCATAACCGTAGACACTCGCTCACAGATTAATCCAGGCCATAGAGAAATTATGAGTTTCGTTGGGGGATTAGATCTCTGTGATGGTCGCTACGATACAGAACAGCACTCCTTGTTTCACACGCTCAACACAGAATCGCATTCTGATGATTTTTATCAGACAAGTATTGCAGGAGCTTGCTTAAACAAAGGGGGACCAAGGGAGCCATGGCATGATGCTCATGCTTGTATTACCGGAGAAGCCGCTTGGGATGTATTAACCAATTTCGAGCAACGATGGTCTAAGCAATGTGATCCTTCTTTACTAGTCCCCACAAGTACTGTATCAAATCTCAATCGTCAGAGTAATTCAAGCACTTCATCTGAAAGGAATTGGAAAGTTCAAGTATTTCGATCAATTGACTTTTTGTCAGTTACCCAAATGTTAAAGAACTTAACGGTAGAGCAAAGCATCCATGAAGCTTATGTAGAAGCAATAAGGCGTGCCGAGAGGTTTATATACATTGAGAACCAATATTTCATTGGAGGGTGCCATTTGTGGGAGAAAGACAAACATAGTGGCTGCAGAAATTTGATCCCAATTGAGATTGCACTCAAGGTTGtcaataaaatcaaagcaaaggaGAGGTTTGCAGTTTATATAGTAATACCAATGTGGCCAGAAGGAGTGCCTGAGAGTGATGTAGTTCACGATATACTGCATTGGACTAGAGAAACAATGTCAATGATGTACAAGTTGATAGGAGAAGCAATACAAGAAAGTGGCGAGCCGGGGCACCCGAGAGACTACTTGAATTTCTTCTGCCTTGCAAATAGGGAAGATTTGGGTGAAGGAGAGTTTGATCCTCCACATTCTCCTCACCCGGCAACACAATATTCGAATGCTCAAAAGCATAGGAGATTCATGGTTTACGTACACTCGAAGCTCATGATAG TGGACGACCTATACATTTTGATTGGATCTGCAAATATAAACCAGCGCTCCATGGACGGGCAACGCGACACTGAAATTGCAATAGGATGCCATCAATCCAAACAAAGCGAATTGGACAAAATGAATCGTGGCGATATTCATGCATATCGTATGTCACTCTGGTTCGAGCATACTGGACGTGCTGAGGAATCGTTCCGAGAGCCTCAAAGTTTAGAATGCGTGGTGAAGATACGCTCTATAGGAGATAAAATGTGGAACATTTacagtggtgaagaagtggtagACATGGAAGGTGTGCACCTGGTAACTTACCCTGTGAAAGTAACACAAGCTGGTTCAGTGGAGGACCTGGAAACTGAAAACGGGGTTCATTTTCCAGACACAAAAACTCCAGTGAAGGGAAGGAGATCGATATTGCTACCATCAGTTTTTACTACATAG